A single Arachidicoccus sp. BS20 DNA region contains:
- a CDS encoding DUF3347 domain-containing protein yields the protein MKKGLTIVLAVVVCFAAYLFYAHRKDNNNAEKAKPLTISKNSDAFNNSVQSTLDEYYKMHDALVGWDSAAAIDSLGDSLATLAGNIQFNELKADTLLVRTAQNYASAVVAECNAMKNDAAISEQRKSFYTISENLFDLLRTVQYDKGTVYHVLCPMAFGEDNEGYWLSATREVINPYYGNKDPKHGAAMLHCGSVEDSISFK from the coding sequence ATGAAAAAAGGCTTAACCATTGTACTTGCGGTTGTTGTATGTTTTGCGGCTTATCTTTTTTATGCACACAGAAAAGATAATAATAATGCGGAAAAGGCAAAGCCTTTAACCATCAGCAAGAATAGTGATGCTTTTAATAACTCCGTTCAATCTACGCTGGACGAATATTATAAAATGCACGATGCATTGGTTGGCTGGGACTCTGCTGCAGCAATTGACTCGCTTGGCGATTCACTCGCAACGCTCGCAGGTAATATTCAGTTTAACGAATTGAAAGCCGATACTTTATTGGTCCGTACGGCACAAAATTACGCAAGCGCAGTTGTTGCAGAATGTAATGCTATGAAAAATGATGCGGCAATTTCGGAACAACGAAAAAGCTTTTATACTATTTCCGAAAACTTATTTGATTTATTGCGTACCGTGCAATACGACAAAGGCACGGTTTATCATGTGCTTTGCCCAATGGCTTTCGGAGAGGACAATGAAGGGTATTGGTTGAGCGCAACGCGCGAAGTTATCAATCCTTATTACGGCAATAAAGACCCGAAACATGGCGCAGCCATGCTGCATTGCGGAAGCGTGGAAGATTCGATAAGTTTTAAGTAA
- a CDS encoding LytR/AlgR family response regulator transcription factor, protein MRVLIIEDEIKTAKALSRIIGILEPDAQVIDCLQTVQSAIDFFNTNANVDVAFMDVQLADGLSFDIFKEVKISCPVIFCTAYDEYAIDGFKANGIDYILKPFTEESIKGALEKFRSLQNFFQSNQNKAQQIIQSFGNSGKQNFLVFHRNKYIAIALEKIAYFHIKNDVTLIHTFDDDEYVINQSLDAISEQLPQGKFYRLNRQYLISFEAIKEVEPFFSRKLLVHLKVRTEDELLINKNKTTEFLNWLDNR, encoded by the coding sequence ATGCGAGTGCTGATTATAGAAGATGAAATAAAAACGGCGAAAGCATTGTCGCGCATTATCGGCATTCTGGAGCCTGATGCGCAGGTAATTGATTGCCTGCAAACCGTGCAGTCTGCTATCGATTTTTTTAATACAAATGCGAACGTGGACGTTGCTTTTATGGACGTACAACTCGCGGACGGCTTGAGTTTCGACATTTTTAAAGAAGTAAAGATTTCTTGTCCCGTAATCTTTTGCACGGCGTATGACGAATATGCGATTGACGGTTTTAAAGCCAATGGCATCGATTATATTTTAAAACCGTTTACCGAAGAATCGATTAAAGGAGCGTTGGAGAAATTTCGTTCTTTGCAGAATTTTTTTCAATCTAATCAAAACAAAGCGCAACAGATAATTCAATCGTTCGGCAATAGTGGTAAGCAGAATTTTTTGGTATTTCATCGCAACAAATACATCGCAATTGCACTTGAAAAAATTGCTTATTTCCATATTAAAAACGATGTAACACTTATTCATACTTTTGATGATGACGAATATGTAATCAATCAATCGTTAGACGCAATTAGTGAACAATTGCCGCAGGGGAAATTTTATCGGCTCAACCGTCAATACCTCATCAGCTTTGAAGCGATTAAAGAAGTAGAACCTTTTTTCTCACGCAAACTCTTGGTACACTTAAAAGTCCGAACAGAAGATGAATTGCTTATCAATAAAAATAAAACGACGGAGTTTTTGAACTGGCTTGATAACCGGTAA
- a CDS encoding sensor histidine kinase, with amino-acid sequence MNLSNAIIWISSLFIGILSSIPKILRLHIELPELCIDISIASTFTVFVWYFNLYLLPSVSVLSSKNISFLRLLKSLVIGAFVMLLLVIVHQLLLTKYEFESMMLMYEFRGLIINLTVSLFLYLLYQNYLAKQMNIELEKVKSENLMAQFELLKQQINPHFLFNSLNTLKSMVETGDENSAKFIVMLSDFYRFALDKKKGDVILLKDELEILQAFEFLLKQRFEDAFRLEILIDEKYFGSCIPPFTLQLLLENCLKHNVVSLSNPLVIRVYSDEEKICVENNLQPKRSYEETSTNVGLENINQRYRLLSGKEIEILKNDKNFTVRLPVFYASADYRR; translated from the coding sequence ATGAATTTGTCCAATGCCATCATTTGGATAAGTTCTTTGTTTATCGGTATTTTGTCTTCCATTCCAAAAATTCTACGGCTGCATATTGAGCTGCCCGAACTGTGTATCGATATTTCCATCGCATCTACTTTTACCGTTTTTGTTTGGTATTTTAATTTGTATTTGTTGCCTTCGGTAAGTGTGCTTTCTTCAAAAAATATTTCTTTCCTTCGTTTGCTGAAAAGCCTGGTAATTGGGGCTTTCGTAATGCTTTTGCTTGTAATTGTTCATCAACTTTTATTGACAAAATACGAGTTTGAATCAATGATGCTGATGTACGAATTTCGAGGCTTGATTATCAATTTGACTGTTTCGCTTTTTCTTTATTTGTTGTATCAAAATTATCTGGCGAAGCAAATGAATATTGAACTGGAAAAAGTGAAATCGGAAAACCTGATGGCGCAGTTTGAATTGCTGAAACAACAAATCAATCCGCATTTTTTGTTCAACAGTTTAAACACGTTAAAGTCGATGGTGGAAACAGGCGATGAAAATTCCGCCAAGTTTATTGTAATGCTTTCGGATTTTTATCGTTTTGCATTGGACAAGAAAAAAGGCGATGTAATTTTATTGAAAGATGAACTGGAAATTTTGCAGGCTTTCGAGTTTCTGCTGAAGCAACGGTTTGAAGATGCTTTTCGGTTGGAAATTCTGATTGATGAAAAATATTTCGGGTCGTGTATTCCGCCGTTTACGTTGCAATTGTTATTGGAAAATTGTTTGAAGCATAATGTAGTATCCCTTTCAAATCCGCTTGTGATAAGGGTTTACAGCGATGAAGAAAAAATTTGTGTGGAAAATAATTTGCAGCCGAAACGTTCTTATGAAGAAACTTCAACGAATGTAGGATTGGAAAATATCAATCAGCGTTACCGGTTGCTCAGCGGAAAAGAAATAGAGATTTTGAAAAACGATAAAAATTTTACGGTGCGTTTACCTGTGTTTTATGCGAGTGCTGATTATAGAAGATGA
- a CDS encoding cytochrome P460 family protein codes for MLKYLFIITIISVATYGCSSSTPTPAEDLYNKTASVNTSDSLPENPLNWPVVTSLINRKAGSMATLYGNDAAVNYARHHADKNYPSGAKLALVTWQQRTDEHWFGAKIPDNILSVEMIMFDSSSSPKYSVYKGKPLRLVNDSSSNRLATILSYRAAVVPDRN; via the coding sequence ATGCTAAAATATCTTTTTATAATAACAATAATTTCGGTTGCAACTTATGGTTGCTCATCTTCAACGCCAACGCCTGCGGAAGATTTGTACAACAAAACAGCATCTGTGAACACATCAGATTCATTGCCCGAAAATCCTTTGAACTGGCCGGTTGTAACTTCTTTAATCAACAGGAAAGCCGGCAGTATGGCTACGTTGTATGGCAATGATGCCGCCGTAAATTATGCAAGGCATCATGCGGATAAAAATTACCCGTCAGGAGCAAAGCTCGCATTGGTTACGTGGCAGCAACGTACGGATGAGCATTGGTTTGGTGCGAAGATTCCTGATAACATTTTGTCCGTCGAGATGATTATGTTTGACAGTTCTTCTTCGCCCAAATACAGCGTGTATAAAGGAAAGCCTTTGCGCCTGGTTAATGATTCATCATCAAACAGATTGGCAACTATTTTATCTTACAGAGCAGCAGTTGTGCCCGACAGAAATTGA
- a CDS encoding cytochrome P460 family protein, whose amino-acid sequence MSILKSKKTKTIIGVLLLVFIAIQFVRPSITYSSEKKKLDVPDNVEAIIRKSCYDCHSDETNLKWFDKVQPAYWLVAGHIKDGRKALNFSRWDSLSSGDKKNDLYLSLNQILYKTMPLPSYLALHHGAKLDSNDITVLKNYLLSISPSKVSDTSLVNSSNKEYQNWINGSGTVTDNVKPTLNGIEYIKGFENWKAISTSDRFDNGTMRVIFGNDIAVKAIASGNINPYPDGTVFAKAAWKEQTDSSGMVYAGQFFQVEFMIKDSKKYASTEGWGWARWRGTDLKPYGKTALFVTECTSCHQPMKDNDFVFTMPLHLSDK is encoded by the coding sequence ATGAGCATACTTAAATCAAAGAAAACAAAAACTATTATCGGCGTATTATTGTTGGTGTTTATTGCTATTCAATTTGTGCGACCGAGTATCACTTATTCTTCCGAAAAGAAGAAATTAGACGTCCCCGACAATGTGGAAGCAATTATCCGAAAGTCTTGCTACGACTGCCATTCAGACGAAACGAATCTAAAGTGGTTTGACAAAGTTCAGCCTGCATATTGGCTCGTTGCAGGTCATATTAAAGACGGAAGAAAAGCCTTGAATTTCTCCCGTTGGGATTCGCTTTCGTCAGGCGATAAGAAGAACGATTTGTACTTGTCGTTGAATCAGATATTGTATAAAACGATGCCTTTGCCAAGCTATTTGGCATTGCATCACGGTGCAAAGCTTGACAGCAATGATATTACTGTTTTGAAGAATTATTTGTTGAGCATTTCTCCGTCTAAAGTTTCCGATACAAGTCTTGTTAATAGCAGCAACAAGGAATATCAAAACTGGATAAACGGCAGTGGAACGGTTACGGATAATGTGAAGCCGACATTGAATGGTATTGAATATATCAAAGGTTTTGAGAACTGGAAAGCCATCAGCACTTCGGATAGATTTGATAACGGAACGATGCGCGTAATCTTCGGAAATGATATTGCCGTAAAAGCGATTGCATCGGGCAATATCAACCCTTATCCTGACGGAACCGTTTTCGCAAAAGCCGCATGGAAAGAGCAAACCGATTCTTCGGGAATGGTTTATGCGGGGCAATTTTTTCAGGTAGAATTTATGATTAAGGACAGCAAGAAATATGCGTCCACAGAAGGCTGGGGCTGGGCACGCTGGCGCGGAACGGATTTAAAACCTTACGGCAAAACAGCGCTGTTTGTAACCGAATGTACGAGCTGTCATCAGCCGATGAAGGATAATGATTTTGTCTTCACGATGCCCTTGCATTTAAGCGATAAATAG
- a CDS encoding molybdate ABC transporter substrate-binding protein: MKKIIFSLLMIVIAFGAYSQQHKFDPPWNQPPESKVIFTVPGVDNVPDLFGDITDPQLVVYFAGNQFMCMDSLIAAFKKAYPQYQRIFVETLPPGILAKQIAGGSITIGNMRITQLPDVYTAGRKRIKLTMAYLKDTVTYAHNKLAIMVPKDNPKHILNLNDLGRSDVKVSMPNPAWEGIAGQIEAAYIKAGGETLKKTMMEDKVKSGTTVLTKIHHRQTPMNIMYGNADAGPVWYSEAYYQQMIGNPVKLITIPDKENVTASYVAGILKNAPHAQAAKDFRNFLVSRRAKEIYKYYGFEE; encoded by the coding sequence ATGAAAAAAATAATTTTTTCTCTTCTAATGATTGTGATAGCGTTTGGCGCTTATTCTCAACAACACAAGTTTGACCCGCCGTGGAACCAGCCGCCCGAAAGTAAAGTTATATTTACCGTTCCCGGCGTGGACAATGTTCCCGATTTGTTTGGCGACATTACCGACCCGCAGTTGGTAGTCTATTTTGCAGGCAATCAGTTTATGTGTATGGACAGCCTGATAGCAGCTTTTAAAAAAGCCTATCCGCAATATCAAAGAATATTCGTGGAAACCTTGCCGCCGGGCATTCTTGCAAAACAGATAGCGGGTGGAAGTATCACTATCGGTAATATGCGGATAACGCAACTTCCGGATGTATATACGGCAGGTCGAAAAAGAATAAAACTCACAATGGCTTATCTGAAAGATACTGTTACTTATGCGCACAACAAACTGGCAATCATGGTTCCGAAAGATAATCCTAAGCATATTTTGAACTTGAACGATTTAGGAAGAAGTGATGTAAAAGTAAGTATGCCAAATCCTGCGTGGGAAGGTATTGCCGGACAAATTGAGGCGGCTTATATAAAAGCCGGCGGGGAAACATTGAAAAAGACAATGATGGAAGATAAAGTGAAATCGGGCACAACAGTATTGACAAAAATTCATCACAGGCAAACGCCGATGAATATTATGTATGGCAATGCGGATGCCGGTCCCGTTTGGTACAGCGAAGCGTATTATCAACAAATGATTGGTAATCCTGTAAAACTAATCACAATTCCCGATAAAGAAAATGTAACAGCATCGTATGTAGCAGGCATTTTGAAGAATGCACCGCACGCACAGGCAGCGAAAGATTTTAGGAATTTTCTTGTAAGCAGGAGAGCGAAAGAAATTTATAAGTACTATGGTTTTGAAGAATGA
- a CDS encoding DsrE family protein translates to MKKVSLFVLAILLGTAVLHAQSLPKALQQNRDFAGAKATLSMYHAIYQIDVSDSNVIKKTLRNINNALNDPRLKGKVQIELIAFADGVTAYLKTSPYEQALKDLVMKGVIVAQCANTLKEKHISRDKIYDFVGVVPSGNGELIIRQAEGWSIVKP, encoded by the coding sequence ATGAAAAAGGTATCATTATTTGTCCTCGCAATTTTATTAGGTACAGCGGTATTGCATGCGCAATCGCTTCCGAAAGCATTACAGCAAAACAGGGATTTTGCGGGTGCAAAAGCTACATTAAGTATGTATCACGCCATTTATCAGATTGATGTAAGCGATTCCAACGTTATCAAAAAAACATTGCGTAATATCAACAATGCGTTGAACGACCCGCGCCTCAAAGGAAAAGTGCAAATTGAATTAATTGCTTTTGCCGATGGTGTTACGGCGTACCTTAAAACAAGTCCGTATGAACAGGCGTTGAAAGATTTGGTAATGAAAGGCGTGATTGTTGCGCAATGCGCCAATACACTGAAAGAAAAGCACATAAGCCGGGATAAGATATACGACTTTGTGGGTGTTGTGCCAAGCGGCAACGGCGAGTTGATTATTCGTCAGGCTGAAGGCTGGTCTATCGTAAAACCGTAA
- a CDS encoding c-type cytochrome, with the protein MKKNWFIITLVCVTVLVVINGIVSDNKEQKRKEKEFAAFLKSEPVDTVWRGSPSSQIPYYSDPKGKLIYYGYQLISNTSYYLGPKGIVAHVTNGMNCQNCHLDAGTRPFGNNFGKVLPTYPQFRARNNGVQTVYQRINDCMQRSMNGRSLDSNSTEMKAIYAYIQWLDKDIPKNVKYGGTSLKKLPYMDSAANIVSGKQVYITKCQMCHGADGQGQLNIDETGYAYPPLWGKHSYNDGAGMYRLTNIAAFVMANMPYGTDYHHPALTAEEAWDVGAYINSQPRPHLDQSADWKNILKKPFDFPFGPYADNFSEAQHKYGPYPTVIKADKALQKASAKK; encoded by the coding sequence ATGAAGAAAAATTGGTTTATTATTACGCTTGTATGTGTTACAGTTCTTGTAGTGATTAATGGTATTGTTTCAGATAATAAAGAGCAAAAGCGCAAAGAAAAAGAATTTGCTGCATTCTTAAAATCGGAACCTGTCGATACGGTTTGGCGGGGTTCTCCGTCATCGCAGATTCCGTATTACAGCGACCCGAAAGGTAAATTGATTTATTACGGATATCAATTAATTTCAAACACATCTTATTATCTTGGACCAAAGGGTATAGTTGCTCATGTTACCAATGGAATGAATTGCCAGAATTGTCATCTGGATGCAGGTACACGACCTTTCGGGAATAATTTTGGTAAAGTGTTGCCGACTTATCCTCAATTCAGGGCAAGAAATAATGGTGTGCAAACAGTTTATCAGCGCATCAATGATTGTATGCAACGCAGTATGAATGGTCGGTCGCTTGATTCAAATTCCACGGAAATGAAAGCGATTTATGCCTATATTCAATGGCTGGATAAAGACATTCCAAAAAATGTTAAGTATGGCGGAACGAGTTTGAAGAAGTTGCCTTATATGGATTCGGCAGCGAATATTGTTTCGGGAAAACAAGTGTATATTACCAAATGCCAGATGTGTCACGGTGCCGACGGGCAAGGGCAATTGAATATTGATGAAACCGGTTATGCGTATCCGCCGTTGTGGGGTAAACACAGCTATAACGATGGTGCGGGAATGTATCGCCTTACAAATATCGCGGCTTTTGTAATGGCGAATATGCCTTACGGAACAGATTATCATCATCCTGCATTGACTGCGGAAGAAGCGTGGGATGTAGGCGCATATATTAACAGCCAACCGCGCCCTCATTTGGACCAAAGTGCTGACTGGAAAAATATTCTGAAGAAGCCTTTTGATTTTCCGTTCGGTCCTTATGCCGATAATTTTTCTGAAGCGCAACATAAATACGGACCTTATCCTACGGTTATTAAAGCGGATAAGGCGTTACAAAAAGCATCGGCAAAAAAATAA
- a CDS encoding Rossmann-like and DUF2520 domain-containing protein: MNITLIGTGNVATVLGKSFIQKGHHILQIIGRREDAAKELTDTLKCPHSLSFKEVNQQSDLYIIAVSDNAVEQIIDEIIIPPKSIIVHTAGGVSINVFKNRFKNFGVLYPLQSLRKENKELPEIPFFVDANNETAKIALYNFAKTISEKVSYATDEQRLKLHVAAVLTSNFPNFLYALTNDFCTKENIDFKNLLPLMQETINRLQRFNPAEMQTGPAIRKDMSTIEKHLDVLEGYPETKNIYRFLSDEIFAYFFKK, translated from the coding sequence ATGAACATAACACTCATCGGAACGGGCAATGTCGCAACGGTTCTGGGAAAATCTTTTATACAAAAAGGACATCACATTCTGCAAATTATCGGCAGGAGAGAAGATGCTGCAAAAGAATTGACTGATACGCTGAAATGCCCGCACTCATTGAGCTTTAAAGAAGTGAATCAGCAATCCGATTTGTATATTATTGCTGTTTCCGACAATGCAGTTGAGCAAATCATAGATGAAATAATTATTCCTCCGAAAAGTATTATCGTTCATACGGCAGGAGGCGTTTCCATCAATGTTTTTAAAAACAGGTTTAAAAATTTCGGTGTTTTATATCCATTGCAAAGCCTGCGAAAAGAAAATAAAGAACTTCCTGAAATTCCTTTTTTTGTTGATGCAAATAATGAAACTGCAAAAATAGCTTTGTATAATTTTGCAAAAACCATCTCCGAAAAAGTTAGTTATGCAACTGATGAACAACGCCTGAAACTCCATGTAGCCGCAGTTTTGACGAGTAACTTTCCGAATTTTTTATACGCGCTTACGAATGATTTTTGTACAAAAGAAAATATCGATTTCAAAAATTTATTGCCTTTGATGCAGGAAACGATAAATCGTTTGCAACGATTTAATCCTGCTGAAATGCAGACGGGTCCTGCGATTCGTAAAGATATGAGCACGATTGAAAAGCATCTCGATGTTTTGGAAGGTTATCCTGAAACAAAGAATATTTATCGTTTTTTGTCGGATGAGATATTTGCTTATTTCTTTAAGAAATAA
- a CDS encoding LytR/AlgR family response regulator transcription factor, translating to MNAIAIDDEPLALELIQQYAQKIDWLNVEAVFSDALEAKEYLKEHEVDLLFLDIQMPEVNGMQFYKSLDDKPEVIFTTAYSQYAVDGFTLNAVDYLLKPFDFERFLQAVEKAKELIDFRQSKANDEGHLLVKYNYQWQKIAYKDIEYIEALDDYIKIVVAPKPLLVHMSMKVADEKLPSEKFVRVHRSYIVALDKITSWNKNTITVRGKSIPISYTYQKQVQDILNNLMEES from the coding sequence ATGAACGCAATCGCAATAGACGACGAGCCGTTGGCGCTTGAACTTATTCAGCAGTATGCACAAAAAATTGACTGGCTGAATGTGGAAGCCGTATTTTCCGATGCTTTGGAGGCAAAGGAATATTTGAAAGAGCATGAAGTGGATTTGCTTTTTCTTGATATTCAAATGCCTGAAGTAAATGGAATGCAGTTTTATAAAAGTCTGGATGATAAGCCGGAAGTTATATTCACAACGGCTTACAGCCAATATGCGGTCGATGGTTTTACGTTAAACGCAGTTGATTATTTATTAAAGCCTTTTGATTTTGAACGTTTCCTGCAGGCGGTTGAAAAAGCAAAGGAGTTAATCGATTTTAGGCAGAGTAAAGCAAATGACGAAGGACATTTGCTGGTAAAATACAATTATCAATGGCAGAAAATTGCGTACAAAGACATTGAATACATTGAAGCTTTGGATGATTATATTAAAATTGTAGTTGCACCGAAACCTCTGTTGGTCCATATGAGCATGAAAGTGGCGGACGAGAAATTACCTTCGGAAAAATTTGTGAGAGTGCATCGTTCGTACATTGTAGCGCTCGATAAAATTACGAGCTGGAATAAAAATACGATTACTGTTCGTGGAAAATCTATTCCTATTTCGTACACATACCAAAAGCAAGTGCAGGATATTTTGAATAATCTGATGGAAGAAAGTTGA
- a CDS encoding sensor histidine kinase — MQSKSKISQIAYTLIFWSCFLMLPFLFFPHGHEKSALDSERFVSWSVYSVLYLAAFYYFNSGVLIPKLLAYKKIFLYTLIVVALFFLYLAIYYLIWKYSSETIQFMATHPNRLPRNFWLIFFSFGPTFLFLIAFTFSSVSNIISRWFYAEERKDEITKQQLETELSLLRSQMNPHFLFNSLNSIYSLTLSNNPKSSDAVMKLSRIMRYTLEESQSEYVPLNDELAFINSYLELQRLRATEKTHIVFDVDEAVNDVKIPPLLLIPFIENAFKFGVSARQETQIKVAIHVVEKTLFFTCENDIVPNLSTPEGTGTGIINVKRRLELLYDKNYQLNISNDNGKYSVLLELKVEA; from the coding sequence ATGCAGAGTAAAAGCAAAATATCGCAAATCGCTTACACGCTTATTTTTTGGTCGTGTTTCTTGATGTTGCCGTTTTTGTTTTTTCCGCATGGGCACGAAAAATCTGCGCTCGACAGTGAACGTTTTGTTTCCTGGTCTGTTTATTCTGTGCTCTATCTGGCGGCGTTTTATTATTTTAATTCGGGTGTGTTGATTCCGAAATTATTGGCGTATAAAAAGATATTTTTGTACACGCTGATTGTTGTCGCGCTCTTTTTTTTATACCTCGCTATATATTACCTTATCTGGAAATATTCTTCTGAAACCATCCAGTTTATGGCGACACATCCCAATCGTCTGCCAAGAAATTTTTGGCTCATTTTCTTTTCCTTTGGTCCCACGTTTTTGTTTTTGATTGCATTCACTTTTAGTAGTGTTTCCAATATTATTTCGCGTTGGTTTTATGCAGAAGAAAGAAAGGATGAAATTACAAAGCAGCAGTTGGAAACGGAACTTTCATTACTGCGTTCGCAAATGAATCCGCATTTTTTATTCAATTCATTGAACAGTATTTATTCGCTCACGTTGTCCAATAATCCAAAGTCTTCCGACGCTGTAATGAAGCTTTCGCGCATCATGCGTTATACGCTCGAAGAGTCACAGAGTGAATATGTTCCGCTGAACGATGAACTGGCTTTCATCAACAGTTACCTGGAGTTGCAACGCCTGCGTGCAACGGAAAAAACACATATTGTTTTTGATGTGGACGAAGCGGTAAATGATGTGAAAATTCCGCCATTGTTATTGATTCCTTTTATTGAAAACGCTTTTAAATTCGGCGTAAGCGCGCGACAGGAAACACAGATAAAAGTTGCTATTCATGTTGTTGAAAAGACATTGTTTTTTACTTGCGAAAATGATATTGTTCCAAATTTATCAACGCCGGAAGGCACCGGAACCGGTATTATAAATGTTAAGCGAAGATTGGAGTTATTGTACGATAAAAATTATCAACTAAATATTTCTAATGATAACGGAAAATATAGTGTTTTATTGGAATTGAAAGTTGAAGCATAA
- the panB gene encoding 3-methyl-2-oxobutanoate hydroxymethyltransferase, with protein sequence MSSATQEIKRVTTNTLQKMKSSGEKISMLTAYDFSFAKIFDEAGLDVILIGDSASNVMAGHETTLPITLDQMIYHAQSVIRGAKRALVVADLPFGSYQSNEEIALASAIRMMKEAGVHALKLEGGVEICDSVKKIVSAGIPVMGHLGLTPQSIYKFGTYTVRAKAETEAEKLKSDALALQDAGAFAVVLEKIPAALAKEVSQSLHIPTIGIGAGNDCDGQVLVMHDMLGINNEFNPRFVRKYLNLHEQIIGAARQYIDDVKSGDFPSEKESY encoded by the coding sequence ATGTCTTCCGCAACACAAGAAATAAAACGGGTAACTACGAACACGCTTCAAAAAATGAAGTCGTCGGGCGAGAAAATATCTATGCTTACGGCGTATGATTTTTCTTTCGCAAAAATTTTTGACGAAGCAGGCTTGGATGTCATTCTCATAGGCGACAGCGCCAGCAATGTAATGGCAGGACACGAAACCACTTTGCCCATTACTTTAGACCAAATGATTTATCACGCACAGTCAGTGATTCGCGGTGCAAAGCGCGCTTTGGTGGTTGCGGATTTGCCTTTCGGTTCGTATCAGTCGAATGAAGAAATTGCTTTGGCATCTGCCATCCGTATGATGAAAGAAGCCGGCGTTCATGCGTTGAAACTGGAAGGCGGTGTTGAAATTTGTGACAGCGTAAAAAAGATTGTTTCCGCAGGCATTCCCGTGATGGGACATTTGGGCTTGACGCCGCAAAGTATTTATAAATTCGGCACTTACACCGTGCGTGCGAAAGCCGAGACAGAGGCTGAAAAATTAAAAAGCGATGCGCTTGCTTTGCAGGATGCAGGTGCGTTTGCCGTAGTGTTGGAAAAAATTCCGGCAGCGTTGGCGAAAGAAGTTTCGCAATCATTACACATACCTACAATCGGCATTGGTGCGGGAAATGATTGCGACGGACAAGTGCTTGTAATGCACGATATGCTTGGAATAAACAACGAATTTAATCCGCGTTTTGTGCGCAAGTATCTTAACTTGCATGAGCAAATTATCGGTGCGGCACGGCAATATATCGACGATGTGAAGTCTGGCGATTTCCCGAGTGAAAAAGAATCGTATTGA